A window of the Thermodesulforhabdus norvegica genome harbors these coding sequences:
- a CDS encoding cytochrome c biogenesis protein ResB, translating to MRSLLRSFYSFCISLRCAILLLIIIAVASCIGTLVPQGMPDEAVKVKYGADAFLTKIITAMNFNDVYHSLWFRAVLAALALNLILCTLERLPGTLRLWSHKETNITPERIKKFGLFETIASTRNFDDTLEESKRTLSERFGGRLDAVYRQDNLTGFSLSKGKLSLFTVYGIHASIILILFGALIGSILGFRGIMNIPEGEAERIVRIFGKDRAIRLPYEIKCEKFTVEFYPQGTPKEYRSEVVVLENQREVARAHIRVNEPFTYRGITFYQASYGSILEEAAVTFRDETGGQSYRVVLGMNRSAPLGDTGIVAHLVDFREDFSGFGPALGIVLTGQGKEPEGSWILARFPKFHGNRINNFRVVVEEMKTRFYTGLQVKRDPGVGIVIAGFCAFALFLLATYLWSYKRIWVVVEERNPGSVVYIAARSSKNTLAFESEFRELVSSLRERLETREDGGVGA from the coding sequence ATGAGATCACTTCTTCGTTCCTTCTATAGCTTCTGCATTTCTTTGCGGTGTGCCATTTTGCTACTGATTATCATTGCTGTAGCGTCCTGTATCGGAACCCTGGTTCCTCAGGGTATGCCCGATGAGGCGGTTAAGGTAAAATACGGAGCAGATGCTTTTCTGACAAAAATTATAACGGCCATGAATTTTAACGATGTATATCATTCCCTCTGGTTCAGAGCCGTTCTTGCCGCCCTTGCACTGAACTTGATCCTCTGCACTCTGGAGCGGCTTCCCGGAACCCTGCGCCTCTGGTCTCACAAAGAAACGAACATTACACCCGAACGAATAAAAAAGTTCGGGCTCTTTGAGACCATTGCCAGCACGCGGAATTTTGATGACACCCTGGAGGAAAGTAAAAGAACCCTTTCGGAGCGATTTGGTGGCAGACTCGATGCGGTCTATCGCCAGGACAATCTGACGGGTTTTTCCCTTTCCAAGGGAAAGCTTTCTCTTTTTACCGTTTACGGTATCCACGCATCGATTATATTGATTCTCTTTGGAGCCCTTATCGGTTCGATTTTGGGTTTTAGAGGCATTATGAACATTCCGGAGGGTGAAGCTGAAAGGATCGTCCGAATATTTGGGAAGGATAGAGCAATTCGACTGCCCTATGAAATAAAGTGCGAAAAGTTCACCGTAGAGTTTTATCCTCAGGGCACACCCAAGGAATACCGGTCTGAGGTGGTCGTTCTCGAAAATCAGCGTGAAGTGGCCCGTGCACACATCCGGGTAAACGAACCGTTCACATACCGGGGAATTACCTTTTACCAGGCCTCTTACGGCTCGATACTTGAGGAGGCCGCCGTAACCTTCAGGGATGAGACCGGAGGGCAGAGCTATCGTGTAGTTCTTGGGATGAATCGATCGGCACCGTTAGGGGATACAGGCATCGTCGCCCATCTGGTCGATTTCCGTGAGGATTTCAGCGGTTTTGGCCCTGCTCTCGGGATCGTTCTTACGGGGCAGGGGAAGGAACCTGAGGGTTCGTGGATCCTGGCCAGGTTTCCGAAGTTTCACGGCAACAGAATAAACAATTTCAGGGTTGTTGTAGAGGAGATGAAAACCAGGTTTTATACGGGGCTCCAGGTAAAGAGAGACCCGGGAGTGGGTATAGTCATAGCGGGGTTTTGCGCTTTTGCTCTTTTTCTACTTGCCACCTATCTCTGGTCATATAAAAGGATATGGGTTGTTGTGGAGGAAAGAAATCCCGGATCGGTTGTGTACATAGCGGCCAGGTCGAGTAAAAATACCCTGGCTTTCGAGTCGGAGTTTAGAGAATTGGTGAGTAGCCTCAGGGAAAGGCTGGAAACTAGGGAAGACGGTGGAGTTGGTGCCTGA
- the ccsB gene encoding c-type cytochrome biogenesis protein CcsB, with protein sequence MKSSLILSVVTFGWLVSALLYMIMVIFRRERFGKLGTLVSFLVLCLQTIGILLRWKESYDLGIGHAPLSNLYESLVFGAWAIMVIYLLLEYRSRFRSFGVIPSLLAFLAMAYASFSPRVDDRIQPLVPALKSNWLIAHVITCFLGYAAFAVSFGLSLIFLARKKFEHSKLLEVFPAPRVIEDLNYRVVMFGFIWLTLGIITGSIWANSAWGSYWSWDPKETWSLITWLVYAALLHARAVRNWRGTRVAWFSIAGFCCVLFTYFGVNFLLSGLHSYATK encoded by the coding sequence ATGAAGAGTTCGCTGATTTTGAGTGTTGTTACTTTTGGTTGGCTGGTTTCAGCCCTTTTATACATGATCATGGTGATTTTTCGCAGGGAGAGGTTTGGCAAACTTGGTACGCTGGTTTCCTTTCTGGTTTTATGCCTTCAGACAATAGGGATTTTGCTCAGATGGAAGGAATCCTACGATTTAGGCATAGGCCACGCACCGCTATCCAATCTGTACGAATCTCTTGTCTTTGGAGCCTGGGCGATTATGGTCATATATCTCCTTCTGGAATACCGTTCCCGCTTTCGCTCTTTTGGGGTTATACCGTCTCTTCTTGCTTTTCTGGCTATGGCCTATGCTTCCTTTTCACCAAGAGTGGATGATCGTATTCAACCTCTCGTTCCTGCCCTTAAGAGCAACTGGCTTATAGCTCATGTGATTACCTGTTTTCTGGGATATGCGGCTTTTGCGGTTTCTTTCGGATTGAGCCTGATATTCCTCGCCAGAAAGAAGTTCGAACATTCGAAGCTCCTGGAAGTATTTCCTGCCCCGCGGGTGATCGAAGATCTTAACTACAGGGTTGTCATGTTCGGTTTTATATGGCTCACTCTTGGGATAATTACGGGATCGATCTGGGCCAATTCGGCGTGGGGTTCTTACTGGAGCTGGGATCCCAAGGAAACCTGGTCTCTCATTACCTGGCTTGTTTATGCGGCACTTCTGCACGCAAGAGCCGTTCGTAATTGGCGGGGAACCAGGGTGGCCTGGTTCTCGATAGCCGGATTTTGTTGTGTTTTATTCACCTACTTCGGTGTAAATTTTCTTCTGAGTGGGCTTCACTCTTACGCCACAAAATAA
- the tatB gene encoding Sec-independent protein translocase protein TatB, which yields MFNIGFQELLLILLIALVVVGPRNLPNVARALGRAFAEFRRAMNELQQTVESTDVVREFRKEFYQAQHGIKVRPLETNSKKEDGLQNPDTQSKGVELSDDKPSDT from the coding sequence ATGTTTAATATAGGTTTTCAAGAGCTATTGCTTATACTGTTGATTGCCCTTGTTGTGGTCGGCCCCAGGAATTTGCCCAATGTTGCAAGGGCTCTGGGAAGGGCTTTTGCGGAATTCCGGAGAGCGATGAACGAGCTCCAGCAGACCGTTGAATCCACGGATGTCGTAAGAGAGTTTCGCAAAGAGTTTTATCAGGCTCAACACGGCATAAAGGTTCGTCCTCTGGAGACGAATTCTAAAAAAGAAGACGGATTACAGAACCCTGATACTCAGAGCAAAGGCGTAGAGCTGTCTGATGACAAACCTTCGGACACCTGA